The following proteins come from a genomic window of Pseudomonas sp. Z8(2022):
- the nuoH gene encoding NADH-quinone oxidoreductase subunit NuoH: MSWLTPELIEIVIAVLKAIVILLVVVVCGALLSFIERRLLGWWQDRYGPNRVGPFGMFQIAADMIKMFFKEDWTPPFADRFIFILAPMIAFSAMLMAFAIIPITPTWGVADLNIGILFFFAMAGLSVYAVLFAGWSSNNKFALLGSLRASAQTISYEVFLALALMGVVAQVGSFNMRDIVDYQAQNLWFIIPQFFGFCTFFIAAVAVTHRHPFDQPEAEQELADGYHIEYAGMKWGMFFVGEYVAIVTVSALLVTLFFGGWHGPFGLLPQIPFFWFALKTCFFIMIFILLRASIPRPRYDQVMAFSWKFCLPLTLINLLVTGAFVLAAAQ, from the coding sequence ATGAGCTGGCTGACGCCCGAACTGATCGAGATCGTCATCGCGGTACTCAAGGCCATCGTCATCCTGCTGGTGGTGGTGGTCTGCGGCGCGCTGCTGAGCTTCATCGAGCGGCGCCTGCTCGGCTGGTGGCAGGATCGTTACGGCCCCAACCGTGTGGGGCCGTTCGGCATGTTTCAGATCGCCGCCGACATGATCAAGATGTTCTTCAAGGAGGACTGGACCCCGCCGTTCGCCGACAGGTTCATCTTCATCCTGGCACCGATGATCGCCTTCTCGGCGATGCTGATGGCCTTCGCCATCATCCCCATCACCCCGACCTGGGGCGTGGCGGATCTGAACATCGGCATCCTGTTCTTCTTCGCCATGGCGGGTTTGTCGGTCTATGCCGTGCTGTTCGCCGGCTGGTCGAGCAACAACAAGTTCGCCCTGCTCGGCAGCCTGCGTGCCTCGGCGCAGACCATCTCTTACGAGGTGTTCCTGGCCCTGGCGCTGATGGGCGTGGTGGCGCAGGTCGGCTCGTTCAACATGCGCGACATCGTCGACTACCAGGCGCAGAATCTGTGGTTCATCATTCCGCAGTTCTTCGGCTTCTGTACCTTCTTCATCGCTGCCGTCGCGGTGACCCACCGTCACCCGTTCGACCAGCCGGAAGCCGAGCAGGAGCTCGCCGACGGTTACCACATCGAATACGCCGGGATGAAATGGGGCATGTTCTTCGTTGGCGAGTACGTCGCCATCGTCACCGTGTCCGCCCTGCTGGTGACGCTGTTCTTCGGCGGCTGGCACGGCCCGTTCGGCCTCCTGCCGCAGATCCCGTTCTTCTGGTTCGCGCTCAAGACCTGCTTCTTCATCATGATCTTCATTCTGCTGCGGGCCTCGATTCCTCGTCCGCGCTATGACCAGGTCATGGCGTTCAGCTGGAAGTTCTGCCTGCCGCTGACCCTGATCAACCTGCTGGTGACCGGCGCATTCGTGCTGGCCGCGGCCCAGTAA
- the nuoM gene encoding NADH-quinone oxidoreductase subunit M, protein MILPWLILIPFIGGLLCWQGERFGHLLPRWIALITMALLFGLSLWLWVSGDFTLAPSPDSGPRWAHEFVIDWIPRLGITIHLAMDGLSVLMVVLTGLLGVLSVLCSWNEIQHRVGFFHLNLMWILGGVVGVFLAVDLFLFFFFWEMMLVPMYFLIALWGHSGSDGRTRITAATKFFIFTQASGLIMLLAILALVFVHFNQTGVLTFNYADLLKTELAPGTEYLLMLGFFVAFAVKFPVVPVHSWLPDAHAQAPTAGSVDLAGILLKTAAYGLLRFALPLFPNASAEFAPIAQWLGVFAIIYGALLSFAQTDIKRLVAYSSVSHMGFVLIAIYSGSQIALQGAVVQMVAHGLSAAALFILCGQLYERLHTRDLRQMGGIWARMPWLPAISLFFAAAALGLPGTGNFVGEFLILIGSFPSAPWVVVLAASGLVLGSVYALAMIHRAYFGPVQQEAPLPGLKAREMAMVLGLGVLLILLGVYPQPVLDTSAASMHGVQQWMAGALDQLASGR, encoded by the coding sequence ATGATTCTGCCCTGGCTAATCCTGATTCCCTTCATCGGCGGCCTGCTGTGCTGGCAAGGCGAGCGCTTCGGCCATCTCCTGCCACGCTGGATCGCCCTGATCACCATGGCACTGCTGTTCGGCCTGAGCCTGTGGCTGTGGGTCAGCGGTGACTTCACCCTGGCGCCGAGCCCGGACAGCGGCCCGCGCTGGGCCCACGAGTTCGTCATCGACTGGATCCCGCGGCTCGGCATCACCATTCACCTGGCGATGGACGGTCTGTCGGTACTGATGGTGGTGCTCACCGGCCTGCTCGGCGTGCTCTCGGTACTGTGCTCGTGGAACGAGATCCAGCACCGCGTCGGTTTCTTCCACCTCAACCTGATGTGGATTCTCGGCGGCGTGGTCGGCGTGTTCCTCGCCGTGGACCTGTTCCTGTTCTTCTTCTTCTGGGAAATGATGCTGGTGCCGATGTACTTCCTCATCGCGCTCTGGGGTCATAGCGGCAGCGACGGTCGTACCCGCATCACCGCTGCGACCAAGTTCTTCATCTTTACCCAGGCCAGTGGCCTGATCATGCTGCTGGCGATCCTGGCCCTGGTATTCGTGCACTTCAACCAGACCGGCGTGCTGACCTTCAATTACGCCGACCTGCTGAAGACCGAACTGGCGCCCGGCACCGAATACCTGCTGATGCTCGGTTTCTTCGTCGCCTTCGCGGTGAAGTTCCCGGTGGTGCCTGTGCATTCCTGGCTGCCGGACGCCCACGCCCAGGCACCGACCGCAGGCTCCGTGGACCTGGCCGGTATCCTGCTGAAGACCGCCGCCTACGGCCTGTTGCGCTTCGCCCTGCCGCTGTTCCCCAATGCCTCGGCGGAGTTCGCGCCCATCGCCCAGTGGCTCGGTGTGTTCGCCATCATCTACGGCGCCCTGCTGTCGTTCGCACAGACCGACATCAAGCGCCTGGTGGCCTACTCCAGCGTCTCGCACATGGGCTTCGTGCTGATCGCCATCTATTCGGGCAGCCAGATCGCCCTGCAGGGTGCGGTGGTGCAAATGGTCGCCCACGGTCTGTCTGCCGCTGCGCTGTTCATCCTCTGCGGCCAGCTCTACGAGCGCCTGCACACCCGCGACCTGCGCCAGATGGGCGGAATCTGGGCACGCATGCCCTGGCTGCCGGCCATCAGCCTGTTCTTCGCCGCCGCCGCGCTCGGCCTGCCGGGTACCGGCAACTTCGTCGGCGAATTCCTCATTCTGATCGGTAGCTTCCCCAGCGCGCCCTGGGTCGTGGTGCTCGCCGCCAGCGGCCTGGTGCTCGGCTCGGTATACGCCCTGGCGATGATCCATCGCGCCTACTTCGGCCCGGTGCAGCAGGAAGCGCCGCTGCCGGGGCTGAAAGCTCGCGAGATGGCCATGGTGCTCGGCCTCGGCGTGCTGCTGATTCTGCTTGGCGTTTACCCGCAACCGGTGCTCGACACCTCCGCTGCCAGCATGCATGGCGTGCAGCAGTGGATGGCTGGCGCCCTCGATCAACTCGCCTCGGGCCGGTAA
- the nuoJ gene encoding NADH-quinone oxidoreductase subunit J: protein MEFAFYFAAGVAVASTVGVVTNTNPVHALLYLIVSLLAVSMVFFALGAPFAGALEIIVYAGAIMVLFVFVVMMLNLGPAAAEQERKWLTPGIWVGPAILSALLLGQLLYVLLNHDSGAHIGHASVEAKAVGISLFGPYLLAVELASMLLLAALVAAYHLGRHDAKEPTV from the coding sequence ATGGAATTCGCGTTCTACTTCGCCGCCGGTGTGGCGGTGGCATCGACCGTGGGTGTGGTCACCAACACCAACCCGGTGCATGCCCTGCTCTACCTCATCGTCTCGCTCTTGGCGGTGTCGATGGTGTTCTTCGCCCTTGGCGCGCCCTTTGCCGGCGCACTGGAAATCATTGTCTACGCCGGCGCCATCATGGTGCTGTTCGTCTTCGTGGTGATGATGCTCAACCTTGGCCCGGCTGCTGCCGAGCAGGAGCGCAAGTGGCTGACGCCCGGCATCTGGGTCGGCCCGGCGATTCTCAGCGCCCTGCTACTCGGCCAGTTGCTCTATGTGCTGCTGAATCACGACAGCGGCGCCCATATCGGCCATGCCAGCGTCGAAGCCAAAGCCGTCGGCATCAGCCTGTTCGGCCCCTACCTGCTGGCCGTGGAGCTGGCCTCCATGCTGCTGCTCGCCGCACTGGTTGCTGCCTACCACCTGGGCCGCCACGACGCCAAGGAGCCAACTGTATGA
- the nuoK gene encoding NADH-quinone oxidoreductase subunit NuoK — protein sequence MTGIPLEHGLALAGVLFCIGLVGLMVRRNILFILMSLEVMMNAAALAFVVAGARWGVADGQVMFILVITLAAAEASIGLAILLQLYRRFNTLDIDAASEMRG from the coding sequence ATGACCGGCATTCCACTCGAGCACGGCCTGGCCCTGGCCGGCGTGCTGTTCTGCATCGGCCTGGTCGGCCTGATGGTGCGGCGCAATATCCTGTTCATCCTGATGAGCCTGGAAGTGATGATGAACGCCGCTGCGCTGGCCTTCGTGGTTGCTGGCGCCCGATGGGGCGTAGCTGACGGCCAGGTGATGTTCATTCTGGTGATTACCCTGGCAGCCGCCGAGGCCAGTATCGGCCTGGCGATCCTGCTGCAGCTGTATCGCCGCTTCAACACCCTCGACATTGACGCTGCCAGCGAGATGCGCGGATGA
- the nuoI gene encoding NADH-quinone oxidoreductase subunit NuoI: MFKYIWDVLVGTGTQLRSLVMVFGHGFRKRDTLQYPEEPVYLPPRYRGRIVLTRDPDGEERCVACNLCAVACPVGCISLQKAETDDGRWYPEFFRINFSRCIFCGLCEEACPTTAIQLTPDFEMGEFKRQDLVYEKEDLLISGPGKNPDYNFYRVAGMAIAGKPKGAAQNEAEPINVKSLLP, encoded by the coding sequence ATGTTCAAGTACATCTGGGACGTGCTGGTCGGTACCGGCACCCAATTGCGCAGCCTGGTCATGGTGTTCGGCCATGGCTTTCGCAAGCGCGACACCCTGCAATATCCAGAAGAGCCGGTCTACCTGCCGCCGCGCTACCGTGGCCGCATCGTCCTGACCCGCGACCCCGACGGCGAGGAACGCTGCGTGGCCTGCAACCTGTGCGCCGTGGCCTGCCCGGTGGGTTGCATCTCGCTGCAGAAGGCCGAGACCGATGACGGGCGCTGGTACCCGGAGTTCTTCCGCATCAATTTCTCGCGCTGCATCTTCTGCGGCCTGTGCGAGGAAGCCTGCCCGACCACCGCGATCCAGCTCACCCCCGACTTCGAGATGGGCGAGTTCAAGCGCCAGGATCTGGTGTACGAGAAGGAAGACCTGCTGATCAGCGGCCCCGGGAAGAACCCGGATTACAACTTCTACCGCGTTGCCGGTATGGCCATCGCCGGCAAGCCCAAGGGCGCCGCGCAGAACGAGGCCGAGCCGATCAACGTGAAGAGTTTGTTGCCATGA
- the nuoG gene encoding NADH-quinone oxidoreductase subunit NuoG codes for MATIHVDGKDFEVDGADNLLQACLSLGLDIPYFCWHPALGSVGACRQCAVKQYSDENDTRGRLVMSCMTPATDNTWISIDDEEAKQFRASVVEWLMTNHPHDCPVCEEGGHCHLQDMTVMTGHNARRYRFTKRTHKNQELGPFIAHEMNRCIACYRCVRYYKDYAGGTDLGVYGAHDNVYFGRVEDGTLESEFSGNLVEVCPTGVFTDKTHSERYNRKWDMQFAPSICHGCSSGCNISPGERYGELRRIENRFNGSVNQYFLCDRGRFGYGYVNREDRPRQPLLAGQAISIDAALDKAAELLKGKRVIGIGSPRASLESNFALRELVGANNFYSGIAAAELANIRLIRNILQNGPLPTPTLRDIELHDAIFVLGEDLTQTAARLALALRQAVKGKATEIAAGARIQDWHMAAVQNVAQHALHPLFIASVAETRLDDVAAESVHAAPADLARIGFAVAHAIDPSAPAVDGLESEARELVQRIADALLAAQRPLIVSGASLGHKALIEAAANIASALKNREKNGSLSLVVPEANSLGLALLGGESVDAALDALSGGQADAVIVLENDLYRRADAAKVDAAFNAAQTVIVADHQRTATSERAQLLLPVASFAEGDGTLVSLEGRAQRFFQVFEPSYYDAGILIREGWRWLHALHSTLQGKAVDWTQLDQVTAACAASNPLLAGIKDAAPSASFRIKGLKLAREPHRYSGRTAMRANISVHEPRQPQDQDSAFAFSMEGYAGSKEDRQQIPFAWSPGWNSPQAWNKFQDEVGGHLRAGDPGVRLLEAAGNVLPWFAVNAAFNPAAGTWQVAPLHHLFGSEENSARAKPIQERMPEPYVALARDEAARLGVNDGALLAVRVNGQALRLPLQMRDDLAIGLVGLPVGLPGIPAVIAGASVTLMQEAAQ; via the coding sequence ATGGCCACTATCCACGTAGACGGCAAAGATTTCGAAGTCGATGGTGCAGACAACCTGCTGCAGGCCTGTCTGTCCCTCGGACTCGACATCCCCTACTTCTGCTGGCACCCGGCGCTTGGCAGCGTCGGCGCCTGCCGCCAGTGCGCGGTCAAGCAGTACAGCGACGAGAACGACACCCGCGGTCGTCTGGTCATGTCCTGCATGACGCCTGCCACCGACAACACCTGGATTTCCATCGACGACGAGGAAGCCAAGCAGTTCCGCGCCAGCGTCGTCGAATGGCTGATGACCAACCACCCGCACGACTGTCCGGTGTGCGAGGAAGGCGGCCACTGCCACCTGCAGGACATGACGGTGATGACCGGGCATAACGCCCGCCGCTATCGCTTCACCAAGCGCACCCACAAGAATCAGGAACTCGGCCCGTTCATCGCCCACGAGATGAACCGCTGCATCGCCTGCTACCGCTGCGTGCGCTACTACAAGGACTACGCTGGCGGCACCGACCTGGGCGTCTACGGCGCGCATGACAACGTGTACTTCGGCCGCGTCGAGGACGGCACGCTGGAAAGCGAGTTCTCCGGCAACCTGGTCGAGGTCTGCCCGACCGGCGTGTTCACCGACAAGACCCACTCCGAGCGCTACAACCGCAAGTGGGACATGCAGTTCGCTCCGAGCATCTGCCATGGCTGCTCCAGCGGCTGCAACATCAGCCCCGGCGAGCGCTACGGCGAGCTGCGGCGCATCGAGAACCGTTTCAACGGCTCGGTGAACCAGTATTTCCTCTGCGACCGCGGTCGCTTCGGCTATGGCTACGTCAACCGCGAAGACCGTCCGCGTCAACCGCTGCTGGCGGGCCAGGCGATCAGCATCGATGCCGCGCTGGACAAGGCTGCCGAGTTGCTCAAGGGCAAGCGTGTGATCGGCATCGGCTCACCGCGCGCCAGCCTCGAATCCAACTTCGCCCTGCGCGAACTGGTCGGTGCCAATAACTTCTATAGCGGCATCGCCGCTGCCGAACTGGCCAATATCCGCCTGATCCGCAACATCCTGCAAAACGGCCCGCTGCCGACCCCGACCTTGCGCGATATCGAGCTGCACGATGCGATCTTCGTCCTCGGCGAAGACCTGACCCAGACTGCCGCCCGCCTGGCCCTGGCCCTGCGCCAGGCCGTCAAGGGCAAGGCCACCGAGATCGCCGCCGGTGCGCGTATTCAGGACTGGCACATGGCAGCCGTGCAGAACGTTGCCCAGCACGCCCTGCATCCGCTGTTCATCGCCAGCGTCGCTGAAACCCGCCTTGACGACGTGGCCGCCGAAAGCGTGCATGCCGCTCCGGCCGATCTGGCCCGTATCGGTTTTGCCGTGGCTCACGCCATCGACCCGAGTGCTCCAGCCGTCGACGGTCTGGAAAGCGAAGCACGCGAACTGGTACAGCGCATCGCCGACGCCCTGCTGGCAGCCCAACGCCCGCTGATCGTTTCCGGCGCCTCGCTGGGCCACAAAGCCCTGATCGAAGCTGCCGCCAATATCGCCAGCGCACTGAAGAACCGCGAGAAAAACGGCTCGCTGAGCCTGGTGGTGCCCGAGGCCAACAGCCTGGGCCTGGCCCTGCTCGGTGGCGAGTCTGTCGATGCCGCACTCGATGCCCTGAGTGGCGGCCAGGCCGATGCCGTGATCGTGCTGGAGAACGATCTGTACCGCCGCGCCGATGCGGCCAAGGTCGACGCCGCGTTCAACGCCGCTCAGACGGTGATCGTCGCCGATCACCAGCGCACCGCCACCAGCGAACGTGCCCAGCTGCTGCTGCCGGTGGCGAGCTTCGCCGAAGGCGACGGCACCCTGGTCAGCCTCGAAGGTCGCGCCCAGCGCTTCTTCCAGGTATTCGAACCGAGCTACTACGACGCGGGCATTCTGATCCGTGAAGGCTGGCGCTGGCTGCACGCACTGCACAGCACCCTGCAGGGCAAGGCCGTGGACTGGACGCAACTGGATCAGGTCACCGCAGCCTGCGCCGCGAGCAATCCGTTGCTGGCCGGGATCAAGGACGCCGCACCGAGCGCGTCGTTCCGCATCAAGGGCCTCAAGCTCGCCCGCGAGCCACACCGCTACAGCGGCCGCACCGCCATGCGCGCCAACATCAGCGTGCACGAGCCGCGTCAGCCGCAGGATCAGGACTCCGCCTTCGCCTTCTCCATGGAAGGCTACGCCGGCAGCAAGGAAGACCGGCAGCAGATTCCGTTCGCCTGGTCGCCGGGCTGGAACTCGCCGCAGGCCTGGAACAAGTTCCAGGACGAGGTCGGTGGTCATCTGCGTGCCGGCGACCCCGGCGTGCGTCTGCTGGAGGCCGCCGGTAACGTTCTGCCCTGGTTCGCCGTCAACGCGGCGTTCAACCCGGCAGCCGGCACCTGGCAGGTGGCGCCGCTGCATCACCTGTTCGGCAGCGAGGAAAACTCCGCGCGCGCCAAACCGATCCAGGAACGCATGCCCGAGCCCTACGTGGCCCTGGCCCGCGATGAAGCGGCACGCCTGGGCGTGAACGACGGTGCGCTGCTGGCGGTGCGGGTCAATGGCCAGGCGCTGCGCCTGCCGCTGCAGATGCGTGACGATCTGGCCATCGGTCTGGTCGGCCTGCCGGTCGGCCTGCCGGGTATCCCGGCGGTGATCGCCGGGGCCAGCGTGACCCTGATGCAGGAGGCCGCGCAATGA
- the nuoL gene encoding NADH-quinone oxidoreductase subunit L encodes MNFLALTLLFPLLGWLLLAFSRGRLSENTSALIGVGSIGLAAACAGWVIAAFLGNPPAGGAYSLTLWQWMSVEGLAPSFTLYLDGLSVTMLGVVTGVGFLIHLFASWYMRGEEGYSRFFAYTNLFIFSMLLLVLGDNLLVLFFGWEGVGLCSYLLIGFYYKHVPNGNAALKAFIVTRVGDVFLMIGMFLLFINLGTLNVRELMELAPQRYVAGDAWLWVATLMLLGGAVGKSAQLPLQTWLADAMAGPTPVSALIHAATMVTAGVYLIARTHGLFLLTPEILELVGIVGGMTLVLAGFAALVQTDIKRILAYSTMSQIGYMFLALGVGAWDAAIFHLMTHAFFKALLFLASGAVIHACHHEQNIFKMGGLWKKLPLAYASFVVGGAALAALPLLTAGFYSKDEILWEAFASGHGELLYAGLLGAFLTSIYTFRLIFIAFHGEQKTEAHAGHGIAHNLPLVVLIVLSTFVGAWITPPLAGVLPQSIGHAGGEAKHSLELLSGLVAVSGIVIAALLFLGQRRVASAVAQSAPGRLLSALWFAAWGFDWLYDKLFVRPYLLLCHLLRRDPIDRSIGLIPLFARGGNAALVRSENGQVRWYAASIAGGAVLVLAAILFLS; translated from the coding sequence ATGAATTTTCTAGCCCTGACTCTATTGTTCCCGCTGCTCGGCTGGCTGCTGCTGGCCTTCTCCCGCGGACGACTCTCGGAAAACACCAGCGCGCTGATTGGTGTCGGCTCCATCGGCCTGGCTGCTGCCTGCGCTGGCTGGGTCATTGCTGCATTTCTCGGCAACCCACCGGCCGGCGGCGCCTACAGCCTGACCCTCTGGCAATGGATGAGCGTCGAAGGCCTGGCGCCGAGCTTCACCCTGTATCTGGACGGCCTGTCGGTGACCATGCTCGGCGTGGTCACCGGCGTGGGTTTTCTGATCCACCTGTTCGCCAGCTGGTACATGCGCGGCGAGGAAGGCTATTCGCGCTTCTTCGCCTACACCAACCTGTTCATCTTCAGCATGCTGCTGCTGGTATTGGGCGACAACCTGCTGGTGCTGTTCTTCGGCTGGGAAGGCGTGGGCCTGTGCTCGTACCTGCTGATCGGCTTCTACTACAAGCACGTGCCCAACGGTAATGCGGCGCTCAAGGCCTTCATCGTCACCCGCGTCGGCGACGTGTTCCTGATGATCGGTATGTTCCTGCTGTTCATCAACCTGGGCACGCTGAACGTCCGGGAGCTGATGGAGCTGGCGCCGCAGCGTTACGTTGCAGGTGACGCCTGGCTGTGGGTCGCCACGCTGATGCTGCTCGGTGGTGCGGTGGGCAAGTCCGCCCAGCTGCCGCTGCAGACCTGGCTGGCCGACGCCATGGCCGGCCCGACTCCGGTATCGGCACTGATCCACGCGGCGACCATGGTCACCGCCGGCGTCTACCTGATCGCCCGTACCCACGGCCTGTTCCTGCTGACCCCGGAGATTCTCGAGCTGGTCGGCATTGTCGGTGGCATGACCCTGGTGCTGGCCGGCTTCGCCGCGCTGGTACAAACCGACATCAAGCGCATCCTCGCCTACTCGACCATGAGCCAGATCGGCTACATGTTCCTGGCACTGGGCGTCGGCGCCTGGGATGCGGCGATCTTCCATCTGATGACCCACGCCTTCTTCAAGGCCCTGCTGTTCCTCGCCTCTGGTGCGGTGATCCATGCCTGCCACCACGAGCAGAACATCTTCAAGATGGGCGGACTGTGGAAGAAACTGCCGCTGGCCTACGCCAGTTTCGTCGTCGGCGGTGCCGCCCTGGCCGCCCTGCCACTGCTGACCGCTGGTTTCTACTCCAAGGATGAAATCCTCTGGGAAGCGTTTGCCAGCGGCCATGGCGAGCTGCTCTACGCGGGCCTGCTCGGCGCCTTCCTGACCTCGATCTACACCTTCCGCCTGATCTTCATCGCCTTCCACGGCGAGCAGAAGACCGAGGCACACGCCGGCCATGGCATCGCCCACAACCTGCCGCTGGTGGTGCTGATCGTGCTGTCGACCTTCGTCGGCGCCTGGATCACCCCGCCGCTGGCCGGTGTGCTGCCGCAGAGCATCGGTCATGCCGGTGGCGAGGCCAAGCACAGCCTGGAGCTGCTCTCGGGTCTGGTCGCGGTATCCGGCATCGTCATCGCAGCCCTGCTCTTCCTCGGCCAGCGCCGCGTCGCTTCCGCCGTGGCGCAGAGCGCGCCGGGTCGTTTGCTGAGCGCCTTGTGGTTCGCCGCCTGGGGCTTCGACTGGCTCTACGACAAGCTGTTCGTGCGCCCCTACCTGCTGCTCTGCCATCTGCTGCGCCGTGACCCGATCGACCGCAGCATCGGCCTGATTCCGCTGTTTGCGCGTGGAGGCAACGCCGCGCTGGTGCGCAGCGAGAACGGTCAGGTGCGCTGGTACGCCGCTTCGATCGCCGGGGGCGCCGTACTGGTGCTCGCCGCCATCCTATTTTTGAGTTAA
- the nuoF gene encoding NADH-quinone oxidoreductase subunit NuoF — protein MKTLTSIGPANRIERREETHPLTWRLRDDAQPVWLDEYKQKNGYAAARKALTEMAQADIVQTVKESGLKGRGGAGFPTGVKWGLMPADESMNIRYLLCNADEMEPNTWKDRMLMEQLPHLLVEGMLISARALKAYRGYIFLRGEYVDAAANLNRAIEEAKAAGLLGKNIFGSGFDFELFVHTGAGRYICGEETALINSLEGRRANPRAKPPFPAAVGVWGKPTCVNNVETLCNVPAIVGQGVDWYKGLARPGSEDHGTKLMGFSGKVKNPGLWELPFGITARELFEDYAGGMRDGYKLKCWQPGGAGTGFLLPEHLDAQMYAGGIGKVGTRMGTGLALAVDDSINMVSLLRNMEEFFARESCGWCTPCRDGLPWSVKILRALERKQGTAEDIQTLLGLVNFLGPGKTFCAHAPGAVEPLGSAIKYFREEFEAGVAQMATTPRVPATTN, from the coding sequence ATGAAGACCCTGACCTCCATCGGCCCGGCCAACCGCATCGAACGCCGTGAGGAAACCCATCCGCTGACCTGGCGCCTGCGTGACGATGCCCAGCCGGTGTGGCTGGATGAGTACAAGCAGAAGAACGGCTACGCGGCCGCACGCAAGGCACTGACCGAGATGGCCCAGGCCGACATCGTGCAGACCGTCAAGGAATCTGGCCTCAAGGGCCGTGGCGGTGCAGGCTTCCCCACCGGGGTGAAGTGGGGCCTGATGCCGGCCGACGAATCCATGAACATCCGCTATCTGCTGTGCAATGCGGATGAAATGGAACCCAACACCTGGAAAGACCGCATGCTGATGGAGCAGCTGCCGCACCTGCTGGTGGAAGGCATGCTGATCTCCGCGCGCGCGCTCAAGGCCTATCGGGGCTACATCTTCCTGCGCGGCGAGTACGTCGACGCTGCAGCCAACCTCAACCGTGCCATTGAGGAAGCCAAGGCTGCCGGCCTGCTCGGCAAGAACATTTTCGGCAGCGGCTTCGATTTCGAGCTGTTCGTGCACACCGGCGCCGGCCGCTACATCTGCGGCGAAGAGACCGCGCTGATCAACTCGCTGGAAGGCCGCCGCGCCAACCCGCGCGCCAAGCCGCCCTTCCCGGCGGCCGTCGGCGTCTGGGGCAAACCCACCTGCGTCAATAACGTCGAGACCCTGTGCAACGTGCCGGCCATCGTCGGTCAGGGCGTGGACTGGTACAAGGGCCTCGCCCGCCCGGGAAGCGAAGACCATGGCACCAAGCTGATGGGCTTCTCCGGCAAGGTGAAGAACCCCGGCCTGTGGGAACTGCCGTTCGGCATTACCGCGCGCGAGCTGTTCGAGGACTACGCCGGCGGCATGCGTGATGGTTACAAACTCAAATGCTGGCAACCCGGCGGCGCCGGTACCGGCTTCCTGCTGCCCGAGCATCTGGACGCGCAGATGTACGCCGGCGGCATCGGCAAGGTCGGCACGCGTATGGGCACCGGCCTGGCGCTGGCGGTCGACGACTCGATCAACATGGTTTCCCTGCTGCGCAACATGGAAGAGTTCTTCGCCCGCGAGTCCTGCGGCTGGTGCACACCATGCCGCGACGGATTGCCCTGGAGCGTGAAGATTCTCCGAGCCCTGGAACGCAAGCAAGGCACTGCCGAAGATATCCAGACCCTGCTCGGCCTGGTCAACTTCCTCGGCCCCGGCAAGACCTTCTGCGCTCACGCGCCAGGTGCCGTGGAGCCCTTGGGCAGTGCCATCAAGTATTTCCGTGAAGAGTTCGAAGCCGGTGTGGCCCAGATGGCGACCACGCCCCGCGTACCGGCGACCACGAACTGA